The Acidobacteriota bacterium genome includes a window with the following:
- a CDS encoding class I SAM-dependent methyltransferase — MTESSLEETAEKIFGAQDPAAVAQWVDYWNRGRERNLDLLRSFEEVFLLDLGKQRVLDAGCGVGSMGEVLRERCGHYVGVDVNRHVLRFSIPAARRSYVQASGLSLPFARRSFDCIFAFDVLEHLPGGLPNQIRFLKELRRVLKPMGTILFTTPNSWYPYDAHSRSYFAHYLPVRLADWIHRRRRPSFLKEHGSTANIPLLTPRRLRECIEDSGLALLHELPCCLDRDQLSHLSPLKSIPAYLGLGWYPHAEFWGILCRPDARSGLRLKLKTRLVQLDGDSSQVVWQDFESHIDFTRKSFSHQLDRGWYGHEPGPPGYRWIAQEAVCYLQLGGPVSRLRIQGFSPQGNRIRFWVDEICVGEHSMNPKSSFDLTFFLPLQPPEDRMVKVLLNCGRTYRLEQSDDRRELGAVVSSLELLP, encoded by the coding sequence ATGACCGAATCCAGCCTCGAGGAGACGGCAGAGAAGATCTTCGGGGCCCAGGACCCGGCCGCAGTCGCCCAATGGGTCGATTACTGGAATCGGGGACGCGAGCGCAATCTCGACCTGCTCCGCTCATTCGAGGAGGTGTTCCTTCTGGACCTGGGCAAACAGCGGGTCCTGGATGCCGGCTGCGGCGTCGGGAGCATGGGGGAAGTCCTCCGGGAGCGTTGCGGCCACTACGTCGGCGTCGACGTGAATCGTCACGTCCTCCGATTTTCGATTCCCGCGGCCCGGAGATCGTACGTTCAGGCCAGCGGCCTGTCGCTCCCATTCGCGAGGCGGTCCTTCGATTGCATCTTCGCGTTCGACGTTCTGGAGCATCTGCCGGGTGGACTCCCGAACCAGATTCGTTTTCTGAAGGAGCTGCGCCGCGTGCTCAAGCCCATGGGCACGATTCTTTTCACGACTCCCAACTCCTGGTATCCCTACGACGCCCATTCCCGCAGCTACTTCGCGCACTATCTTCCGGTGCGGCTGGCCGACTGGATCCATCGGCGCCGCCGTCCGTCGTTCCTGAAGGAGCACGGTTCGACCGCCAACATTCCCCTGCTCACCCCTCGCCGTCTCCGGGAGTGCATCGAGGACAGCGGTCTCGCCCTCCTGCACGAGTTGCCCTGCTGCCTGGATCGTGACCAGTTGTCCCACCTCTCGCCCCTGAAATCCATTCCCGCCTATCTGGGTCTGGGTTGGTACCCCCATGCCGAGTTCTGGGGCATCCTCTGCCGTCCCGACGCCCGCTCCGGGCTGCGTCTCAAGCTCAAGACCCGGCTGGTTCAGTTGGACGGGGACTCGTCCCAGGTCGTGTGGCAGGACTTCGAGTCCCACATCGACTTTACGCGAAAATCCTTTTCCCACCAGCTCGACCGGGGCTGGTACGGCCACGAGCCAGGTCCCCCTGGTTATCGGTGGATTGCACAGGAAGCCGTCTGCTATCTCCAGCTCGGAGGGCCCGTCTCGCGCCTCCGGATTCAAGGCTTCAGCCCACAGGGGAATCGGATCCGATTCTGGGTCGACGAGATCTGCGTGGGCGAACATTCCATGAACCCGAAAAGCAGCTTCGATCTCACTTTTTTCCTTCCTTTACAGCCACCTGAGGACAGGATGGTCAAGGTTCTTCTTAACTGTGGCCGGACCTATCGGCTGGAACAGTCGGACGACCGGAGGGAACTGGGAGCCGTCGTCTCATCCTTAGAGCTGCTGCCATGA